TCACTTTCAGAAAGTGTGCAATCTTGCCGCAGGCGCGTGGACGCGCGCCGGGCGTTGCACCAAATCAACAGTGAAATTCAGCAGCGCGGTTTGGGCAATGCTTCCAGGCGTTCGAGTTTCGCCTTCATCGTGAACTCGGGATACTCGAACGTGTAGTCGCCCGCCACACCGTTATCGAGCATCCGCATCGACGTTTCGTATTGCGGCGTGCCGGTCTTGTCGTCGGGATTGAAATAAGCCATGCGCACGCGGAACGCCGGGCGCTTGCCGATCTCGGGCGTTTGCGCGCCGATCAGCATCTGCCCCGGCTGCTTGTCGGTGAAGATCGCGGTCACGTCGAGCGCCCCGTCCAGCGTGGCGCCATCGAAAACGGCGCGCAGAATCACGCGCTCCCCGCCCTCGGCGAGATTGAGCAGCAGCAGCGCATGCGCGGTCGGGAACATCGTGCCCGGCGGCAATTCCATCTCGGTCTCGGGCTCGGTGAAGACCGCCTTGCCGCCCTTGTCGGGATCGAGCGTCGCGCGGCCTTTCAATTCCTCGACGACCTGACCGTCGCGCGCCGTGCGCAAGGTGAAGCGATAGGACGTGCCGTCCTTGGATTCGAACGACGAGAACAGGATGTCGCTTTCGGTCGTCCCCTCCTCGGCCGTCGTCATCGTGAACCGCATGCGCTGGTTGAGGGTATAACCCTCGCACATTTCCGCCCAGTCGATGACCAACGCGCCCTCGAGCGCGCCCACCTGCCCCTTGTTGTCGCCCAGCGACAACGAATACGCCGCGCGATGGGGGGCAAGGCTTTGCGCCGCCGCCATGCCCGGCAGGAACCCGATCAGGGCCGCAACGAACGCGAATAGAAGGCGCATGGGGACTCCGGAAAACGGGGGGAATGCCGAATGACCCGACATTCCCCGAACAATATGGCGTTTTCCGGACCGGTTATCCAGGTACCGGGGTCAATCCTTCTTTTTGACCGGCGGCAGATCCGGCTTGATGTGCAGCTCCTTCAACCGGATCGGATCGACCGAGTTGGGGGCCTGCATCAACAGATCGACGGCGCCCTGGGTCATCGGGAAGGCGACGACTTCGCGGATATTTGGCTCGTCCGCCAGCAGCATAACGATGCGGTCGATACCGGGGGCCGAGCCGCCATGCGGAGGGGCCCCGAACTTGAACGCGTTGAGCATGCCGCCGAACCGGCTTTCGACGTCGGCTTGGCTATAGCCCGCGATCTCGAACGCCTTGTACATGATTTCCGGCAAGTGATTGCGGATCGCCCCCGACGAGAGTTCGACGCCGTTGCAAACGATGTCGTACTGATACGCCTTGATCTCCAGCGGATCCTTGGTCGTCAGCGCTTCCAGACCGCCTTGCGGCATCGAGAACGGGTTGTGGCTGAACTCGATCTTGCCGGTGTCTTCGTTGAGCTCGTACATCGGGAAATCGACGATCCAGCAGAAGCGGAATTCGCCTTCCTTGATGAGCTCCAGCTCCTCGCCCAGCTTCTTGCGCGCGGCCCCCGCGAGCTTCGCGGCGGCGAGCTTCTTCTTGTCGGCGACGAAGAACACCGCATCGCCCGCCCCTACGCCCGCCAGCGTCTTCAACTTCGCGAGGCGTTCGTCGTTCAGGAACTTGGCGATCGGGCCTTTGGCCGTATCGCCTTCGAACACGATATAGCCGAGGCCCGGGGCACCTTCGCTTTGCGCCCAGGCGTTCATCTTGTCGAAGAAGGAGCGCGGGCGATCGGCAGTCTTGGGGGCCGGAATGGCGCGCACCACGCCGCCGCCCGCGACGATACCGGCGAACACTTTGAAGTCGGAGCCTGCGAAGACCTCGCCCACATCGGCGATCACCAGCGGGTTACGCAGATCGGGCTTGTCGGAGCCGTATTTCAGCATCGCATCGTCGAAGGCGATGCGCGGGAATGGCGGCTTGGTGACCTTGCGGCCCTTCGAGAATTCGTCGAACACGCCGCCGAGCACGGGCTCGATCGCCGCGAACACGTCGTCTTGCGTGACGAAGCTCATTTCGAAATCGAGCTGGTAGAACTCGCCGGGCGAACGGTCGGCGCGCGCGTCTTCGTCGCGGAAGCACGGCGCGATCTGGAAATAGCGATCAAAGCCCGAGACCATCAGCAGCTGCTTGAATTGCTGCGGGGCCTGCGGCAGCGCGTAGAACTTGCCCGGATGCAGGCGCGACGGCACCAGATAGTCGCGCGCCCCTTCGGGCGACGACGAGGTCAGGATCGGCGTCTGGAATTCGGTGAAGCCCTGATCGATCATGCGCCGGCGGATCGACGCGATGACCTGCGAGCGCAGCACGATATTGGCGTGCAAACGCTCGGTACGCAGATCGAGGAAGCGATATTTAAGCCGCATTTCCTCGGGGTAATCGCCTTCTTGCGCGACCTGGAACGGCAGCACTTCCGAGGCCGATTGCAGCAACGCGGCTTCGATGCGTACTTCGATTTCGCCGGTCGGCAGCTTCGGGTTCACGGTCGAGGGCTCGCGCGC
This genomic interval from Alphaproteobacteria bacterium contains the following:
- a CDS encoding DUF1849 family protein; its protein translation is MRLLFAFVAALIGFLPGMAAAQSLAPHRAAYSLSLGDNKGQVGALEGALVIDWAEMCEGYTLNQRMRFTMTTAEEGTTESDILFSSFESKDGTSYRFTLRTARDGQVVEELKGRATLDPDKGGKAVFTEPETEMELPPGTMFPTAHALLLLNLAEGGERVILRAVFDGATLDGALDVTAIFTDKQPGQMLIGAQTPEIGKRPAFRVRMAYFNPDDKTGTPQYETSMRMLDNGVAGDYTFEYPEFTMKAKLERLEALPKPRC
- the aspS gene encoding aspartate--tRNA ligase encodes the protein MHAYRSHTCGQLRATDVGAQVRLSGWVHRKRDHGNLLFVDLRDHYGITQFVLDTENPAFKTVEAFRPESVVTLTGKVVAREPSTVNPKLPTGEIEVRIEAALLQSASEVLPFQVAQEGDYPEEMRLKYRFLDLRTERLHANIVLRSQVIASIRRRMIDQGFTEFQTPILTSSSPEGARDYLVPSRLHPGKFYALPQAPQQFKQLLMVSGFDRYFQIAPCFRDEDARADRSPGEFYQLDFEMSFVTQDDVFAAIEPVLGGVFDEFSKGRKVTKPPFPRIAFDDAMLKYGSDKPDLRNPLVIADVGEVFAGSDFKVFAGIVAGGGVVRAIPAPKTADRPRSFFDKMNAWAQSEGAPGLGYIVFEGDTAKGPIAKFLNDERLAKLKTLAGVGAGDAVFFVADKKKLAAAKLAGAARKKLGEELELIKEGEFRFCWIVDFPMYELNEDTGKIEFSHNPFSMPQGGLEALTTKDPLEIKAYQYDIVCNGVELSSGAIRNHLPEIMYKAFEIAGYSQADVESRFGGMLNAFKFGAPPHGGSAPGIDRIVMLLADEPNIREVVAFPMTQGAVDLLMQAPNSVDPIRLKELHIKPDLPPVKKKD